A genomic segment from Nicotiana tabacum cultivar K326 chromosome 7, ASM71507v2, whole genome shotgun sequence encodes:
- the LOC107775388 gene encoding putative disease resistance protein RGA3 isoform X1 translates to MAEILYELAAEILKNLGSLAVQEVGSIWGLSDELRKLSGTVSSIQAVLIDAEEQQQSSHGVRDWTRKLKKVFFEADDLLDDFATQVTHRKLVSKVSIFFSKSNPVLYNHKISKRLKAIRENLDVIAKDKASLNLVERRQPLLLESNLDRETYSFVPDGEVIGRNDDRTKILDFLMNSEVNENVAVISIVGLGGLGKTTLAQSVYNSEMVQEKFDKRLWVCVSDVFDVKVIAEKIVESAGGGKNNFLQLDAVQKQLREMLDGKKYLLVLDDMWNEDALKWSRLKNMLIGGAKGSKILVTTRSDVVAEVSGSIHQHKLGDLSEEEAWALFEKMAFECNNESENSSLVEIGKEIVKKCGGVPLAIRSVGSLLRLKRTEDEWIYFKNQDLSSITRGGDNVIAILRLSYNHLPHHLKICFAYCSLFPKDFRIDRVDLIDMWIAQGFIQSTISNRDNVEDVANSYFVDMLRRSFFQETKEHKSFPDFYKMHDLIHDLAKEVADREFFSITKTEDTEIVIPEQTLHASCLFQVGASLEFPSPFYRKHMKLRTFIYLDGSKNVVIRNSTLEGMVSSFECLRILHLRRLEIKFLPQSLGGLKHLRYLAISSRSIVTLPNSITKLHNLQVLKLVDCIKLKKLPRDIWRLVSLRRLVCLWCASLTHIPPGLWQLASLIHLDFDGCKSLEDMPPGIDQLTSLRTLTSFIVGKESCISGLASDKLNELKGLDLRNRLRIKFMGRARAIGETIPTDVVKRMKHLRYIWVEFERGNQENDTGADLIKLEALQPHQNIERLRIENYSASRFPSWLMVDNLGFLLPKLVFLQIRDCHKCQKLPPLWQLRSLQNLVLLNLDVVESIDGLEGNDDKSMLRSNTPTDKRYFPSLKRLYLGIISEKILKQILCPPHHPSPLCNLNRLTLVSIEDLATMPEDVFKSLTSLQSLSIYNCRNLVSLSTCLTHLTSLESLCIENCPLLDLSNEEAMQFEVPGNLSTFKAFYLDKLMSLPVWLQHFSGTLKSIEIWECPNLTSIPEWIGDLIALNWLEIYGSRMLTSFPEGMRSLAALQVLIVTRCSSSLKQRCEKEGGEDWPKIAHIPRVDIREGI, encoded by the coding sequence ATGGCTGAAATTCTTTACGAGCTTGCTGCTGAGATCTTGAAAAACTTGGGTTCTCTTGCAGTTCAAGAAGTAGGATCAATTTGGGGACTAAGCGATGAGCTTCGCAAGCTTTCTGGTACAGTTTCTTCAATCCAAGCTGTACTAATTGACGCGGAGGAGCAGCAGCAGAGTAGCCACGGGGTGAGGGATTGGACAAGGAAACTTAAAAAAGTTTTCTTTGAGGCTGATGATCTCTTGGATGACTTTGCTACTCAAGTTACACATCGAAAATTGGTGAGTAAGGTAAGCATCTTCTTCTCAAAGTCAAATCCTGTGCTTTATAATCATAAGATAAGTAAGCGTCTCAAGGCCATTCGAGAAAATCTAGATGTAATTGCAAAAGATAAGGCCTCCTTGAACCTTGTTGAAAGGAGGCAACCTTTGCTTCTTGAGTCTAATTTGGATAGAGAGACTTATTCATTTGTGCCTGATGGAGAAGTCATTGGAAGGAATGATGATAGAACGAAAATTCTCGATTTTCTTATGAATTCTGAGGTAAATGAGAATGTTGCGGTTATATCGATTGTTGGCCTTGGTGGACTAGGAAAGACCACTCTCGCGCAATCGGTGTATAATAGTGAAATGGTTCAGGAAAAATTTGATAAAAGATTGTGGGTTTGTGTTTCAGACGTTTTTGACGTGAAAGTGATTGCAGAAAAAATCGTCGAATCTGCAGGAGGGGGGAAGAATAATTTCCTTCAACTAGATGCAGTGCAAAAGCAACTTCGAGAAATGCTTGATGGGAAGAAATATCTACTGGTGCTCGATGATATGTGGAATGAAGATGCCTTGAAATGGTCGAGATTGAAAAATATGTTGATCGGTGGAGCCAAAGGAAGTAAGATTTTAGTAACTACTCGCTCAGATGTAGTTGCGGAAGTTTCAGGAAGTATTCACCAACATAAATTGGGGGACCTTTCAGAAGAAGAAGCATGGGCATTGTTTGAAAAAATGGCATTTGAGTGTAACAACGAGAGTGAAAATTCGAGTTTGGTGGAAATAGGAAAGGAAATTGTGAAAAAGTGTGGAGGAGTTCCTCTTGCAATAAGGTCAGTAGGAAGCCTACTACGCCTAAAAAGAACGGAGGATGAATGGATATAtttcaagaatcaagatttgtcaAGTATCACACGAGGAGGCGACAATGTCATAGCCATTTTAAGATTGAGCTATAATCACCTTCCTCACCATCTAAAGATATGCTTCGCATATTGTTCTCTCTTTCCAAAGGATTTCCGAATTGATAGAGTTGATTTGATTGATATGTGGATTGCTCAAGGCTTTATTCAATCAACTATTAGCAACAGAGACAATGTGGAGGACGTTGCAAATTCATATTTTGTGGATATGTTACGAAGGTCATTCTTTCAAGAAACGAAAGAACATAAATCGTTTCCGGATTTTTACAAAATGCACGATCTTATTCATGATCTCGCAAAAGAAGTTGCAGATAGGGAGTTCTTCAGTATCACTAAAACTGAAGATACAGAGATTGTAATCCCAGAACAAACTCTCCATGCTTCTTGTTTATTCCAAGTAGGTGCTTCATTGGAATTTCCGAGTCCCTTCTATAGGAAGCATATGAAGTTGCGGACATTTATATACCTAGATGGGTCTAAAAATGTTGTCATAAGAAATTCAACGTTAGAGGGAATGGTTTCAAGTTTTGAATGTTTACGCATTCTGCATCTACGTCGCCTGGAGATAAAATTTCTGCCTCAATCATTAGGTGGACTGAAGCATCTAAGATATCTTGCGATTTCCTCTAGAAGCATTGTTACTTTACCAAATTCCATCACGAAGTTGCATAATCTACAAGTTTTAAAGTTGGTTGATTGCATTAAACTCAAAAAATTGCCAAGAGATATTTGGAGATTGGTGAGCCTTCGACGTTTGGTATGTCTGTGGTGCGCATCATTAACCCATATTCCACCGGGACTTTGGCAGTTGGCAAGTCTCATTCACTTGGATTTTGATGGTTGCAAGTCATTGGAAGATATGCCACCTGGAATTGACCAGTTGACATCTCTACGGACATTGACAAGTTTTATCGTAGGCAAAGAAAGTTGCATATCTGGTTTGGCAAGTGACAAGTTGAATGAATTAAAAGGCCTTGATCTCAGAAATAGATTAAGAATTAAGTTCATGGGACGTGCCCGTGCAATTGGAGAAACAATACCTACCGATGTAGTGAAAAGAATGAAACATCTTCGATATATCTGGGTAGAATTTGAACGTGGAAATCAAGAGAATGATACTGGGGCTGATCTGATAAAGTTGGAGGCCCTGCAGCCGCACCAAAACATTGAGAGGTTGCGAATAGAAAATTATAGTGCATCAAGGTTCCCAAGTTGGTTGATGGTTGATAATCTTGGCTTTTTGCTACCCAAGCTTGTTTTTCTGCAAATCAGAGATTGTCATAAATGCCAAAAGCTCCCACCATTATGGCAACTGCGTTCTCTCCAAAATCTTGTACTATTAAATCTTGACGTCGTGGAGAGCATAGATGGACTTGAAGGTAATGATGATAAATCCATGCTACGATCAAATACTCCTACAGATAAACGATACTTCCCTTCCCTAAAGCGACTTTATTTGGGGATAATAAGTGAGAAGATATTGAAGCAAATTCTTTGCCCACCTCATCATCCTTCTCCTCTTTGCAATTTGAATAGATTGACTCTAGTTTCTATTGAGGACCTAGCAACTATGCCAGAGGATGTCTTCAAGAGTCTCACCTCACTCCAATCCTTGTCTATATATAACTGCAGAAATTTGGTCTCTCTATCCACATGTCTAACTCATCTCACTTCTCTTGAGTCTTTATGTATAGAGAATTGCCCTCTGCTTGATTTATCTAACGAAGAAGCAATGCAATTTGAAGTCCCGGGGAATTTATCAACTTTCAAAGCTTTCTACCTTGACAAGCTAATGTCGCTACCAGTTTGGCTCCAACATTTCTCGGGTACTTTGAAATCAATAGAGATTTGGGAATGTCCTAACCTCACATCAATTCCAGAATGGATAGGCGACCTCATTGCCCTTAATTGGTTGGAAATTTATGGTTCACGTATGTTGACATCCTTTCCAGAAGGCATGCGATCTCTCGCAGCATTGCAAGTGCTAATTGTTACAAGATGTTCATCAAGTCTGAAGCAAAGATGCGAGAAGGAAGGAGGAGAGGACTGGCCTAAGATTGCTCACATCCCAAGAGTTGACATAAGAGAAGGGATTTGA
- the LOC107775388 gene encoding putative disease resistance protein RGA3 isoform X2, whose translation MNSEVNENVAVISIVGLGGLGKTTLAQSVYNSEMVQEKFDKRLWVCVSDVFDVKVIAEKIVESAGGGKNNFLQLDAVQKQLREMLDGKKYLLVLDDMWNEDALKWSRLKNMLIGGAKGSKILVTTRSDVVAEVSGSIHQHKLGDLSEEEAWALFEKMAFECNNESENSSLVEIGKEIVKKCGGVPLAIRSVGSLLRLKRTEDEWIYFKNQDLSSITRGGDNVIAILRLSYNHLPHHLKICFAYCSLFPKDFRIDRVDLIDMWIAQGFIQSTISNRDNVEDVANSYFVDMLRRSFFQETKEHKSFPDFYKMHDLIHDLAKEVADREFFSITKTEDTEIVIPEQTLHASCLFQVGASLEFPSPFYRKHMKLRTFIYLDGSKNVVIRNSTLEGMVSSFECLRILHLRRLEIKFLPQSLGGLKHLRYLAISSRSIVTLPNSITKLHNLQVLKLVDCIKLKKLPRDIWRLVSLRRLVCLWCASLTHIPPGLWQLASLIHLDFDGCKSLEDMPPGIDQLTSLRTLTSFIVGKESCISGLASDKLNELKGLDLRNRLRIKFMGRARAIGETIPTDVVKRMKHLRYIWVEFERGNQENDTGADLIKLEALQPHQNIERLRIENYSASRFPSWLMVDNLGFLLPKLVFLQIRDCHKCQKLPPLWQLRSLQNLVLLNLDVVESIDGLEGNDDKSMLRSNTPTDKRYFPSLKRLYLGIISEKILKQILCPPHHPSPLCNLNRLTLVSIEDLATMPEDVFKSLTSLQSLSIYNCRNLVSLSTCLTHLTSLESLCIENCPLLDLSNEEAMQFEVPGNLSTFKAFYLDKLMSLPVWLQHFSGTLKSIEIWECPNLTSIPEWIGDLIALNWLEIYGSRMLTSFPEGMRSLAALQVLIVTRCSSSLKQRCEKEGGEDWPKIAHIPRVDIREGI comes from the coding sequence ATGAATTCTGAGGTAAATGAGAATGTTGCGGTTATATCGATTGTTGGCCTTGGTGGACTAGGAAAGACCACTCTCGCGCAATCGGTGTATAATAGTGAAATGGTTCAGGAAAAATTTGATAAAAGATTGTGGGTTTGTGTTTCAGACGTTTTTGACGTGAAAGTGATTGCAGAAAAAATCGTCGAATCTGCAGGAGGGGGGAAGAATAATTTCCTTCAACTAGATGCAGTGCAAAAGCAACTTCGAGAAATGCTTGATGGGAAGAAATATCTACTGGTGCTCGATGATATGTGGAATGAAGATGCCTTGAAATGGTCGAGATTGAAAAATATGTTGATCGGTGGAGCCAAAGGAAGTAAGATTTTAGTAACTACTCGCTCAGATGTAGTTGCGGAAGTTTCAGGAAGTATTCACCAACATAAATTGGGGGACCTTTCAGAAGAAGAAGCATGGGCATTGTTTGAAAAAATGGCATTTGAGTGTAACAACGAGAGTGAAAATTCGAGTTTGGTGGAAATAGGAAAGGAAATTGTGAAAAAGTGTGGAGGAGTTCCTCTTGCAATAAGGTCAGTAGGAAGCCTACTACGCCTAAAAAGAACGGAGGATGAATGGATATAtttcaagaatcaagatttgtcaAGTATCACACGAGGAGGCGACAATGTCATAGCCATTTTAAGATTGAGCTATAATCACCTTCCTCACCATCTAAAGATATGCTTCGCATATTGTTCTCTCTTTCCAAAGGATTTCCGAATTGATAGAGTTGATTTGATTGATATGTGGATTGCTCAAGGCTTTATTCAATCAACTATTAGCAACAGAGACAATGTGGAGGACGTTGCAAATTCATATTTTGTGGATATGTTACGAAGGTCATTCTTTCAAGAAACGAAAGAACATAAATCGTTTCCGGATTTTTACAAAATGCACGATCTTATTCATGATCTCGCAAAAGAAGTTGCAGATAGGGAGTTCTTCAGTATCACTAAAACTGAAGATACAGAGATTGTAATCCCAGAACAAACTCTCCATGCTTCTTGTTTATTCCAAGTAGGTGCTTCATTGGAATTTCCGAGTCCCTTCTATAGGAAGCATATGAAGTTGCGGACATTTATATACCTAGATGGGTCTAAAAATGTTGTCATAAGAAATTCAACGTTAGAGGGAATGGTTTCAAGTTTTGAATGTTTACGCATTCTGCATCTACGTCGCCTGGAGATAAAATTTCTGCCTCAATCATTAGGTGGACTGAAGCATCTAAGATATCTTGCGATTTCCTCTAGAAGCATTGTTACTTTACCAAATTCCATCACGAAGTTGCATAATCTACAAGTTTTAAAGTTGGTTGATTGCATTAAACTCAAAAAATTGCCAAGAGATATTTGGAGATTGGTGAGCCTTCGACGTTTGGTATGTCTGTGGTGCGCATCATTAACCCATATTCCACCGGGACTTTGGCAGTTGGCAAGTCTCATTCACTTGGATTTTGATGGTTGCAAGTCATTGGAAGATATGCCACCTGGAATTGACCAGTTGACATCTCTACGGACATTGACAAGTTTTATCGTAGGCAAAGAAAGTTGCATATCTGGTTTGGCAAGTGACAAGTTGAATGAATTAAAAGGCCTTGATCTCAGAAATAGATTAAGAATTAAGTTCATGGGACGTGCCCGTGCAATTGGAGAAACAATACCTACCGATGTAGTGAAAAGAATGAAACATCTTCGATATATCTGGGTAGAATTTGAACGTGGAAATCAAGAGAATGATACTGGGGCTGATCTGATAAAGTTGGAGGCCCTGCAGCCGCACCAAAACATTGAGAGGTTGCGAATAGAAAATTATAGTGCATCAAGGTTCCCAAGTTGGTTGATGGTTGATAATCTTGGCTTTTTGCTACCCAAGCTTGTTTTTCTGCAAATCAGAGATTGTCATAAATGCCAAAAGCTCCCACCATTATGGCAACTGCGTTCTCTCCAAAATCTTGTACTATTAAATCTTGACGTCGTGGAGAGCATAGATGGACTTGAAGGTAATGATGATAAATCCATGCTACGATCAAATACTCCTACAGATAAACGATACTTCCCTTCCCTAAAGCGACTTTATTTGGGGATAATAAGTGAGAAGATATTGAAGCAAATTCTTTGCCCACCTCATCATCCTTCTCCTCTTTGCAATTTGAATAGATTGACTCTAGTTTCTATTGAGGACCTAGCAACTATGCCAGAGGATGTCTTCAAGAGTCTCACCTCACTCCAATCCTTGTCTATATATAACTGCAGAAATTTGGTCTCTCTATCCACATGTCTAACTCATCTCACTTCTCTTGAGTCTTTATGTATAGAGAATTGCCCTCTGCTTGATTTATCTAACGAAGAAGCAATGCAATTTGAAGTCCCGGGGAATTTATCAACTTTCAAAGCTTTCTACCTTGACAAGCTAATGTCGCTACCAGTTTGGCTCCAACATTTCTCGGGTACTTTGAAATCAATAGAGATTTGGGAATGTCCTAACCTCACATCAATTCCAGAATGGATAGGCGACCTCATTGCCCTTAATTGGTTGGAAATTTATGGTTCACGTATGTTGACATCCTTTCCAGAAGGCATGCGATCTCTCGCAGCATTGCAAGTGCTAATTGTTACAAGATGTTCATCAAGTCTGAAGCAAAGATGCGAGAAGGAAGGAGGAGAGGACTGGCCTAAGATTGCTCACATCCCAAGAGTTGACATAAGAGAAGGGATTTGA